DNA sequence from the Macrobrachium rosenbergii isolate ZJJX-2024 chromosome 55, ASM4041242v1, whole genome shotgun sequence genome:
TGAAGAAGGGTCACCAGCAAAGAGTCTCAAGAAACATCAACCCTAGATTGAGGGGTCACTTTCTTGCAGAGCCATGTCATAGTTAACAGTTGTGGTACAACCACAAGGAGAAGCGAGAATGTCTGGAGGGTgaatttctgtcactttctctccGTGACTTGAGGCATATGATGGACTATGCGCAGGAAAATCTAGAGTCCCCAAGCATCAGAGGGGGAGGGTTGGTGTCTACCACAAGTGCCTTTGGCTCCAGAGGCCTCACTATCTCAGACAGAAGACTCCAAAGTGTTACTTCGTGTCAGAATTTGCTTTTGTGGTGCTCAGTACTGTGTCAGGGGACAAGTGCTGTTGGGTGTGCAGGAGTGGTGTCATGTGGGTGTTAGTGCCAGAAGGAGTGGTGGCATCTGAAGAGAGGGTGTACGGTGCAAGGCAGGGAATGCAGGATCTCCTCACTTGTCCTGATTTTTGCCAAATCATGAATTACACTTGAATAAGAGGGAGAAAATAGCTGATGAATCACTCCACAACACCGTAAAGTGGAATAGTAAGCAGAATGAtaaatttatggaatggaatagtgaATCTTTAAGTTgggaatgaacaaagaaaacacAAGATCTCTGAAGAGATTGCAGAAGTATTGGGAACATCACACACAGAAAGAGATTGGCCAGTTTCCCCACCATGGGCACCCAGAGATCCAGACGCAACTTCAGACTTATGTGGAGTGTTTGGAAATTGTGCTTGCTCTTAGGACAGGCTTTGTAAAGTAATGGGTTGTTTAAAACAAACTAggctttattatttcattcagttACTTTTATCTTAAGCTCATTGAATGGATGTTTCTCAGGAcaagtttttaacctttttattttctgcgTAAAAAAAGACATCACGAACTTACTGTAATGTTCACAACAGAGTCTCTCTCCTCTTGTTCCCCTCCCTCAGTCATTCTTTCTATAACCTCCATggcatttttcaaatttattttcatcttgagaGTGTCCTGTAAGACAAATCCAATCGGGACAAAGAGATTACATAGATTATTCTGATTAATGGGACTACCAAGATGGctgaaattataattatcagtGAGGCTGGAAGGACCCTTTGAATTGAAAAGTTTTTAAATCAAAAAGAAGCGGTAATATAAATTCACTGGTAAGGACAGACTTCACTGATAATATGGAAATATTCCGAAGACATCTTAAGCCAAATGATGAGTGATACAGTAAAGCAAAAAGGCATTGATTTCTTTCATAAGCAGTTTAAGAaccaggcaagagagagagagagagagcaagcaaacTCACCTGCTTCATGTTGTCTTTAGTCTCCTGAAGAAGTCGCTTAATTTCATTGGCTGCCTCATCAACTTTGTGAAGAACCTTTCGCTATCGTCCAGAAGATGCAGCAGCAAGCAAAAGTCAGTTACTGCTTCCAATTTGTGTTCTGCGTCTTTCATTTGCTTTCCCTTTGAAGCATAATATCCAACTTGTCCATCAGCAATTTGTTATCGCGGCTAAAATTACTACAAGCCTCTTTACTGGAAAGGTTTATCTCTTCCAGCGTCTGAATAAATCCTTCCAGTCCTCCTCTCATCTTATTGTTGCTTTCTATGCCGTCAATAACTTCAACTTCTGTTTCCTCGCAAACAGTGATGCCTTTTCCGATAATGTCCTCCAGGAAAAGCTTGGTAGTCTCTAGAAAGGGTTTCTTCAGCTCTCTGGGCGACGTCTTTGACCCTGCATGCTTGGATGGTAGTTGTTTAGCAGCATCAAGGAGGTCTCTGATAATCATGAGGTCTTCAGCTGAGTTGGTTGTGAATTTCTTTCTGCAGGTGGCGCATTCTTTCTTTTGGATTGAGATGAGCTCATCAATGCAAGGGCCACAGAACGTGTGGGAA
Encoded proteins:
- the LOC136835940 gene encoding nuclear factor 7, ovary-like isoform X2 produces the protein MASNPLECNICCNAYNEDHCPRILPCSHTFCGPCIDELISIQKKECATCRKKFTTNSAEDLMIIRDLLDAAKQLPSKHAGSKTSPRELKKPFLETTKLFLEDIIGKGITVCEETEVEVIDGIESNNKMRGGLEGFIQTLEEINLSSKEACSNFSRDNKLLMDKLDIMLQRESK